One Candidatus Cloacimonadaceae bacterium DNA window includes the following coding sequences:
- a CDS encoding zinc ribbon domain-containing protein translates to MHCSNCGQEINPQAVVCVHCGVRVQQVNSADGTIGGLGIICFLFPIVGLILYLVWKDAMPTKANGAGKAALWGFIISMVLSVLYFVVFAAAVAGSM, encoded by the coding sequence ATGCATTGCTCAAATTGTGGTCAGGAGATCAATCCTCAAGCCGTGGTGTGCGTTCATTGCGGGGTTCGTGTGCAGCAAGTCAATTCAGCCGATGGCACAATCGGCGGATTGGGAATCATTTGTTTTCTCTTTCCAATAGTGGGCTTGATCCTCTATCTCGTCTGGAAGGACGCCATGCCAACCAAAGCCAATGGAGCCGGAAAAGCAGCTCTCTGGGGCTTCATTATCAGCATGGTTCTATCTGTGCTCTATTTCGTGGTCTTTGCTGCGGCAGTAGCCGGCTCGATGTAA
- a CDS encoding lipase family protein, with amino-acid sequence MTDAIIFPPNMDYDYFSIRKDHPFPPVQTDFDPAICWWLSEFSLIAYEHPNFIRLAMDSILDMKTQIVNNNNFRCVVAYDDELIVVAFRGTQIKSIGMLKDLSYGVLVKPVFASDYGKLHQGFFDSYQRVWLDCELGARNIVRKLKHENPQRRLWFTGHSLGGVIAVLAAIESNCQNPVYTFGCPKFGDREFARKLGIRHFRMVNRDDIVVRFPPRFSKYIGHDVYYIDGEVFQISDKGIAVSTIEDKSLLKYIFDLWKTNRNAVFKLIFWGIPASAVRYLLRFQVLKFVSILSDAMQELLFKYMVDHAPVLYAISAYNYLISNGRGSASNDSGSP; translated from the coding sequence ATGACGGATGCGATCATCTTTCCGCCGAATATGGATTATGATTACTTCAGCATCAGGAAAGATCATCCCTTTCCCCCGGTGCAGACGGACTTTGATCCCGCTATCTGTTGGTGGCTGAGCGAGTTTTCCCTGATCGCCTATGAACACCCCAATTTTATCCGTCTGGCGATGGATTCCATCCTGGATATGAAAACCCAAATCGTGAACAACAACAATTTCCGCTGCGTCGTTGCCTATGACGATGAACTGATCGTGGTGGCTTTCCGCGGAACGCAGATCAAATCCATCGGTATGCTAAAAGACCTTAGCTATGGAGTGCTGGTCAAGCCCGTCTTCGCGTCCGATTACGGCAAGCTGCATCAGGGCTTTTTCGATTCCTACCAGAGAGTGTGGCTCGATTGCGAACTCGGAGCCAGAAACATCGTCCGGAAACTGAAGCATGAAAACCCTCAACGCCGGCTGTGGTTCACGGGGCACAGCCTTGGCGGCGTGATTGCAGTGCTGGCAGCAATCGAGAGCAATTGTCAGAATCCGGTCTATACCTTCGGCTGCCCCAAATTCGGCGACCGTGAGTTTGCCCGCAAGCTGGGGATCAGGCATTTTCGCATGGTCAATCGGGACGACATCGTAGTCCGCTTCCCGCCACGCTTTTCCAAATATATCGGCCATGACGTCTATTATATTGATGGGGAAGTCTTTCAGATCAGCGACAAAGGGATAGCTGTTTCCACCATCGAGGACAAGTCCTTGCTCAAATATATCTTTGATCTGTGGAAGACAAACCGCAACGCGGTCTTCAAACTGATCTTTTGGGGCATCCCCGCCTCCGCGGTCAGGTATCTGCTACGCTTTCAGGTGCTCAAGTTCGTCAGCATCCTCAGCGATGCCATGCAGGAACTGCTGTTCAAGTATATGGTGGATCACGCTCCGGTGCTATATGCCATCAGCGCTTACAACTATCTGATCTCTAATGGACGCGGCTCTGCGTCAAATGATTCCGGCAGTCCATAA
- a CDS encoding alpha/beta hydrolase yields MQKFSYKGVEIAYVDEGSGEALLYIHEWNGSSQVFVRANLPILKRDFRVVAFDLPGFGKSGQIEGFVYGEIERLISALMDHLGLDQFHIMGFCLGSSMALDYYLHNPKRIKSLILMDIALTFPIIMRLMNLPIIGRLLYKIFSRTKSGFSAFLMFVNNRVLIGNADLFESIQQTTYANARLYINSVRKELATFTKSVAEQTHHPPCLVITSDNTLRLFYKDSHTMHRIWQESKLIVMKNCGHYIQLQKPKSLCEHVKSFIESNA; encoded by the coding sequence GTGCAGAAATTTAGCTATAAGGGCGTGGAAATCGCCTACGTCGATGAGGGAAGCGGCGAAGCCCTGCTCTACATTCATGAGTGGAACGGTTCTTCGCAGGTGTTTGTGCGTGCCAATCTTCCCATTCTGAAACGGGACTTTCGCGTCGTGGCGTTTGACCTGCCTGGCTTTGGCAAATCCGGACAGATCGAAGGATTTGTCTATGGCGAGATCGAACGCCTAATTTCTGCGCTGATGGATCACTTGGGACTGGATCAATTTCACATCATGGGTTTCTGTTTGGGCAGTTCAATGGCGTTGGACTATTATCTGCACAACCCAAAGCGGATCAAATCCCTCATCCTGATGGACATCGCACTCACTTTCCCCATCATCATGCGCCTGATGAATCTACCAATCATCGGGAGATTGCTCTATAAGATATTCAGCCGGACGAAATCCGGATTCAGCGCGTTTCTGATGTTTGTCAACAATCGGGTGCTGATCGGCAACGCCGACCTCTTTGAATCAATCCAGCAGACGACTTATGCCAACGCGCGGCTCTATATCAATTCTGTCCGCAAAGAGCTGGCAACCTTCACCAAAAGTGTGGCAGAACAGACTCATCATCCACCCTGCCTGGTCATCACCTCGGATAACACGCTGCGTCTGTTTTACAAGGATTCGCATACCATGCACCGCATCTGGCAAGAGAGCAAACTCATCGTGATGAAGAATTGCGGGCACTACATCCAGCTCCAAAAGCCAAAAAGCCTCTGCGAACACGTGAAGAGCTTCATTGAATCCAATGCCTGA
- a CDS encoding TM2 domain-containing protein, giving the protein MFCKNCGTEIAGSAVVCLSCGLPPLKANKFCQNCGKDVNESAEVCMNCGVKLAGLSVSGGLSGDKSDKDWLTTLLLCFFLGSFGAHRFYVGQTGLGILMLVTVGGFGIWTLIDLIIIIMGNFKDAQGKLITNK; this is encoded by the coding sequence ATGTTTTGTAAGAACTGTGGTACCGAGATCGCCGGAAGCGCTGTCGTGTGTCTGTCATGCGGTCTGCCACCCCTCAAGGCGAACAAGTTTTGCCAGAATTGCGGCAAAGACGTCAATGAAAGTGCTGAAGTGTGCATGAACTGCGGAGTCAAGCTCGCCGGCTTGTCCGTTTCAGGTGGGCTTTCAGGTGACAAGAGCGACAAAGATTGGTTGACCACGTTGCTTTTATGCTTCTTCCTTGGTAGTTTTGGAGCGCATCGTTTTTATGTGGGACAGACCGGTTTGGGTATTCTCATGCTGGTTACGGTCGGCGGCTTCGGAATCTGGACTCTGATCGATCTGATCATCATCATCATGGGCAATTTCAAAGATGCCCAGGGTAAACTGATCACCAACAAATAG